GCGAAAAGAACCTGGCCCACGCACCTTGGGAGTTTGGATACGCGGTCGGAGTCAGCCGCCCGCTCGGCCTGGCCGCGAAGCCGTTCGATTGCACCTTTTGTCCGGAAAATTTTCGTGCCGGCTTGGAATTTTATGGCGGACTTGGGTCGGCAGACCGCTTTACTCTCCATGACACGTCACACTATATTGCCCCGGTGATTGCCTGGTCGCTGCCTGCCGGACCCACCTTTAGCATTTCACCTTCTTTCGGCCTCACTGGCCCGGCGTACGGTTTTATCTTGCGCCTGGGAGTTTCCTACGAGTTTCCGGGGTTTGGCCGTGCCGTGCGTGGGCTGTTTACAGGGAGGGGAAAATGAAGAGAATCGCGGTGGGCCGGTTGTTGTGTATGATGCTGCTCATGCAAACCTGCGGTCTTGCTGCCGCGGCCGGTTTGGGCGGGAAGAAAAAGGCGCCCGACACCGCGGGAATGCCTTCCGCGTTTGACCGAGCGCCCGCCTCCGCGTACAATCTGCGGAATCCTTATCATGGCCAGCCGGATACCGTCCCGGCCGGCAGGAAACTCTTCCTCCGGCACTGTGCTCAATGCCACGGCGGAAAGGCCGAAGGCGGCAGGAAGGCGCCGCCCTTGCGCTCCAGCGGCATCCGAGAAGCGCCGGATGGCATTCTGTTCTGGTTTTTGAAGAACGGCAATCCGCGGGCGGGAATGCCATCATGGTCGGGCCTGCCTCCCGAGCAGCGCTGGCAGATTGTCAGCTTCCTGAAAAGCTTGCGATAAGGTACCTGCTGCGCTGACCGTCACGATGCCTTTTTGACGGACCAGCCCGCTACGTATTCCGAGGCTGAAAATCGCGTCAGGTTAAGGCGAGGCATCTCTGGGCGAGTTTGTCAGACTTCGAGCCCGATGGAACGCATCAGATTGAGCGCGTTGCTGGTCTGGACCACGCCGGGGGTGAGCTTGTAATCAAAACGGAGCTGCCCGTTTTCCAGGTGGTCTTCAAAATGGAAGTTGGCGGCCTTGGGACCCAACTGGTCAACCATTTTGGCCAGCGCGAGGTCGTGCGTGGTGACAAGGCCGATCCCGCCACGCTCGACAAGGCTTCTGACCAGGCCCTCGGCCCCGATTCGACGGTCGTGAGAATTGGTGCCATTCAACAACTCGTCGAGCAGAAACAGCACGGGCATGGGACCCTTCGTCAGCCCCGTGATCAGCTTAAGACGCATGATTTCCGCATAAAAACGCGAAATGCCACCCTGCAGCGAATCGAGAACGCAGATGGAAGCGGCAACGGCCAGCGGCGACAGGCGCAGGCGTGTGGCGCGCACGGGGGCGCCGCACTGGGCCAGCGCGGCATTGATTCCCACGGCGCGGATCAGGGTGCTTTTGCCCGCCATGTTGGGACCGCTGATGATCATCAGGCGCAGGCCATCTCCAAGGGTCAGGTCATTCTTTACAGCCTTCAATTCGGGAAGCAGGGGATGGGCAAGCCCCTCGGCGTCGAACAGCCCCCGTTCGGCTGGAACGAATTCCGGGAAGGTGTCGGCCGGGTGCTCGTAAGAGTAACCGGCCAGCGCGCATAACGCTTCCATTTCGCCGACGGCCGCAAGCCAGCCGCGGATGGACGGTCCAAATGTTGCGCGCCACGATTCGATGACGAAAGCAACGTGAAGGCTCCAGAACACGAAGGGATTGATGGCCCCCACCACGGGGTTTCTTCGCGATTCCATGTATTCGACGAAGCGGCCCAGCCGGGCGATGGCGCGGGATGGGCGCAGTCCTTCCACCTGCAAGGCCGCTTGCAGCCTGGCAAGTGTTGGCGCTGAAAATTGTTCGCGCTCCAGGCGCTCCAGAACGACGCCCAGCACCGCCAGGCCGTTCGAGACATCTTCGGTAGATGGCGTTTTCTGTGCTTCGGAACTGGGGGTGATTCCGAGGTCTGGCACGACGTGCCGGACGCGCTCGCTGAACCGGGAATTGAAAATCAGATTGACAACGGTTGACGCCAGCACCAGCGACCACCAGCCCCAACCAAACCACACCGCCAGGCTGATCAACCATACCGCGGCCAGCACGAAGGCCACCGCGCGGGCCGGGCCAGGCCTCAGGACCCGGTCTGCTTCAGCCCAGGCTGCCAGCAGATCAGGATGCACTTTGGAGCGGACGTCTTCACCCAGGACTGCCAGGTCTTCGCGAAGCCCCACTCTTTCACGAAGTTCGCTAACTGCAGCATGGCGGGCGCGGATTTCCTCGACCGGGGCAGGCGCAAGAAGCCAACGGGCCAGGACTGCTTCACCCGTCCGGGTGCGCGTGGTGCAGAGCAGCTCAAAAAGCGATCCCTTGCCAAACAGGTCGAGATCGCGCGCATAGGGATGGGATGGATCGAGAAAACGCTCGCCGGATTCTCCTGTTCCCATCCAGCGGTTCTCGAGGCGAGCCATGCCTCGCTCGTAGAATCCGATGGCGCGTTTGCATTGCTGCAGGGCGTGCAGTGCGCGTGCGTGGATGACTTCAGATGTCACCAGCGCCCCGCCAGGAACCAGCGCCCACAAGATGGACACCGAATTCGAGCCAAGCGCCACCACAATGACGCCGAGACCGGCTAGAGCAATCGCCAGGTTCAGGCGGCCGAGCGACCTGTGCCGGCGGTCGAGGCGCGACTCTGAAACGTGCAGGGCCTCCAGCCGCGCCGCGTATTCGGATTCGGGACCTTGTGGCATTCCTGGAACCAAGTGACTGATTGTACCGCATGCATGGCCCTGCTACGGGTGCTATCCTCGGAGAAGGGAACTATCTGCGCCGGGGCTGCGTATTTACTGGTAGCAAGTGCAAAGAAGCGAGGGTATCGAAATGTTCTGTAACAACTGCGGCGCAAGCCTGGTTCCGAGACAGAATTTTTGCAGCAAGTGCGGCAAACAGGTTGTGGGAGCGGTGGGTCCTCCTCCTCCCGCGCCGCCCGTCGAACCGCCCAGGGCGCCTGCTCCGTCCTATCGAAACCGGATTGAAAAGCACACCAAGATTCTGGGCATCCTCTGGCTGGTGGTTTCATTGATCCGGCTGGTCCCAGCCTTCGGCCTGTGGTTTGGCAGCGGCATCGCAATGCATTTTATTCCGTTCCCGTTCCACGCTTTTGTCTGGCCGATCGCGGGCTTTATTGGAGTGGCCCTGTTCGCAATTTCCATAGCAGGTTTCCTGGCTGGCTGGGGCCTGCTGAACTACCGTTCGTGGGCGCGCGTGCTTGCCCTGGTGCTGGGGGTCATCGCGCTGATTCATGTCCCGTTCGGCACAGCTCTCGGAATTTATACTCTGTGGGTGCTGCTGCCGGGCGAATCCGAAAGGGAATATCGCCGGTTGGCGCACAGCGCATGACGGGATTGACGCACCGCGAGTGCAGCGTTACTTCAGCAGGGCTGCGAATTGTTCGGGAGAAATGCCGGCAAACCGAAGAATGGAACGGAGGGTGCCGCGGTCAAGTTCCTTGTGGTCAGGGACAACAACCTGCGCGTAAGGTGAATCGCGCCGCAGAATAATGTGGCTGCCCTCCTGCCGCTTGAATTGGAAGCCTGCGCGTTCCAAGGCCTTCCTGCACTGTCGCCCGGAAACGCGGGGCAGCTTACTCATACTGCCATCACGAGTACTTCGAACCGCTCCTCAGGCACGGGCAAACCGTCGCTTTCCAGTGCGGCAATGTAGCCCCGGATCGCCTCCCGGATGTTTTGCGTTGCGTCCTCTTTCGTCTTCCCTTGGCTTATGCATCCCGGAAGGCTGGGGCACTCAGCCAGCCAATAACCATCTTCGCCGGGATATAACACGACTTGACGCATGGGCTGATCTCCTGTATGCGATTCTAACACCAGAGCGGCTGCAGGCGGGCAGCTAGCTTCCAGGTATGTACGCCTGGAGTTCACTTTAATTCTATTGTGAAAACTGGTGGCTGATGATCCGGGATCATCAATCACGCGTAAATCCCGCGCAGCTTCAGCGTGGTGGCGACGCGGTCGATGGCCAGCATATAAGCCGCGATCCGGTTATTGACGTTGTGTTTTTCGCCGTAAAGGACCACGTCGTTGAATGCAGCGACCTGGATGTGCTTCAGCCTTTCATTCACCATTCCTTCCGGCCAAAAATATCCCTGGCGGTCCTGCACCCATTCAAAGTAGGAAACGGTGACGCCACCGGCATTGGCCAGAATGTCTGGCACTACAAAGACGCCGCGGTCAAACAGAATATCGTCGGCTGGGGGCGTGGTGGGACTGTTGGCGCCCTCCACGAGAATGCGCGCGCGAAGGTGGCTGGCGTTGTTGCTGGTGATGACATTTTCGGTGGCCGCGGGAAGCAGGATGTCGCAATCCTGCTCCAGGATTTCCTGGTTGCCGATGCTTTCGGATTCGGGGAAGCCCGCGAGCGTTTTGTTTTCCTTTGAGTATTCGAGCAGTTGGGGAATGTCGAGCCCGTTGGTGTTTAGCACACCTCCGTGGATGTCTGCCACGCCGATGATTTTGTAACCGGCTTCGTGCATCAGCCGCGAGGCCTGTGAACCTACATTTCCAAATCCCTGGACGATCACCCTGGTTTGCTCGCGCAGCCGGCCAAAGCGTTTGAGCGCCTGGTCGGTCACGATCATGCAGCCACGCCCGGTGGCGGCAGGGCGCCCGCGCGATCCTCCCAGACCGAAAGGCTTGCCGGTTACAGAGGCGGTGACGGTGTGGCGCACGTGCATGGAGTAGGTGTCCATGATCCAGGCCATTGTCTGCTCATTGGTGTTCATGTCCGGAGCTGGGACGTCGCGTTCAGGGCCGATATAGTCGAGGATCTCAGCCGTGTAGCGGCGGGTGATTCGCTCAAGCTCGCCCGTGCTGAGGCGCTCCGGGTCGCAAATGATGCCGCCCTTGGCTCCGCCAAAGGGAATATTCACCACCGCGCATTTCCACGTCATCTCGGCGGCAAGGCCTCGGATTTCGTCGAGGCTGACGTTCGGGCCATATCGCACGCCGCCCTTGCAGGGACCTCGAGCAATGCTGTGCTGGACTCGGAAGCCATCGAACACTTCCAGCCTGCCGTCGTCCATGGTGACAGGAATGTGAACAATGATCTCGCGGTTGGGCGTGCGAAGGTACTTCAAAAGCCCTTCATCCAGGTCGAGTTTGTGGGCGGCTACGTCGAAGCGGGCAGCCATTGAATCGAAAACGCTGAATTCTTTATCAGTATCTACGGTGGACATGGGAGCTCTCGGAAAGGGCAGGTTCACCTCAAGGCGAGTATATCAGATGGGCATAAGAGCGGCCATAGCGGCACAGGCGTGCAGGAGAGGACTTCAGGCTACCGGGCTGGCGGCGATGGCAGCAGCCTCGGAAGGGGACTTTGCGGACATGGCATGCGGTTGCCGGACCAGT
This region of Terriglobia bacterium genomic DNA includes:
- a CDS encoding c-type cytochrome; its protein translation is MKRIAVGRLLCMMLLMQTCGLAAAAGLGGKKKAPDTAGMPSAFDRAPASAYNLRNPYHGQPDTVPAGRKLFLRHCAQCHGGKAEGGRKAPPLRSSGIREAPDGILFWFLKNGNPRAGMPSWSGLPPEQRWQIVSFLKSLR
- a CDS encoding DNA mismatch repair protein MutS, with the translated sequence MPQGPESEYAARLEALHVSESRLDRRHRSLGRLNLAIALAGLGVIVVALGSNSVSILWALVPGGALVTSEVIHARALHALQQCKRAIGFYERGMARLENRWMGTGESGERFLDPSHPYARDLDLFGKGSLFELLCTTRTRTGEAVLARWLLAPAPVEEIRARHAAVSELRERVGLREDLAVLGEDVRSKVHPDLLAAWAEADRVLRPGPARAVAFVLAAVWLISLAVWFGWGWWSLVLASTVVNLIFNSRFSERVRHVVPDLGITPSSEAQKTPSTEDVSNGLAVLGVVLERLEREQFSAPTLARLQAALQVEGLRPSRAIARLGRFVEYMESRRNPVVGAINPFVFWSLHVAFVIESWRATFGPSIRGWLAAVGEMEALCALAGYSYEHPADTFPEFVPAERGLFDAEGLAHPLLPELKAVKNDLTLGDGLRLMIISGPNMAGKSTLIRAVGINAALAQCGAPVRATRLRLSPLAVAASICVLDSLQGGISRFYAEIMRLKLITGLTKGPMPVLFLLDELLNGTNSHDRRIGAEGLVRSLVERGGIGLVTTHDLALAKMVDQLGPKAANFHFEDHLENGQLRFDYKLTPGVVQTSNALNLMRSIGLEV
- a CDS encoding zinc-ribbon domain-containing protein, whose translation is MFCNNCGASLVPRQNFCSKCGKQVVGAVGPPPPAPPVEPPRAPAPSYRNRIEKHTKILGILWLVVSLIRLVPAFGLWFGSGIAMHFIPFPFHAFVWPIAGFIGVALFAISIAGFLAGWGLLNYRSWARVLALVLGVIALIHVPFGTALGIYTLWVLLPGESEREYRRLAHSA
- a CDS encoding type II toxin-antitoxin system HicA family toxin; this encodes MSKLPRVSGRQCRKALERAGFQFKRQEGSHIILRRDSPYAQVVVPDHKELDRGTLRSILRFAGISPEQFAALLK
- a CDS encoding type II toxin-antitoxin system HicB family antitoxin, which codes for MRQVVLYPGEDGYWLAECPSLPGCISQGKTKEDATQNIREAIRGYIAALESDGLPVPEERFEVLVMAV
- a CDS encoding Glu/Leu/Phe/Val dehydrogenase, which produces MSTVDTDKEFSVFDSMAARFDVAAHKLDLDEGLLKYLRTPNREIIVHIPVTMDDGRLEVFDGFRVQHSIARGPCKGGVRYGPNVSLDEIRGLAAEMTWKCAVVNIPFGGAKGGIICDPERLSTGELERITRRYTAEILDYIGPERDVPAPDMNTNEQTMAWIMDTYSMHVRHTVTASVTGKPFGLGGSRGRPAATGRGCMIVTDQALKRFGRLREQTRVIVQGFGNVGSQASRLMHEAGYKIIGVADIHGGVLNTNGLDIPQLLEYSKENKTLAGFPESESIGNQEILEQDCDILLPAATENVITSNNASHLRARILVEGANSPTTPPADDILFDRGVFVVPDILANAGGVTVSYFEWVQDRQGYFWPEGMVNERLKHIQVAAFNDVVLYGEKHNVNNRIAAYMLAIDRVATTLKLRGIYA